A genomic region of Fibrobacter sp. contains the following coding sequences:
- a CDS encoding DUF2169 domain-containing protein → MWQKAFVPGKDQDGRQILSVIGKRTYSIGQGKVTATDQQVPMILTDEYADPSNILHSEMTAESDLVAFKPSTDVVVTGNACAPDGKHAYVLQCTVAVGPMRKTINVYGERKLQSRTLGGFRFSDPVPFTEMQLGYSQAFGGYCRDKHGIVHVYPPNPIGTGFTIKNGAFDPEQVKVPRIEDPLSPVTPDNIFVSKPWRWDCTPNPVSFGWTRRDFYPRFKYAGIMVQKIGGSQGEPGEIFGFDCRFFQGASEELWGKVLEGKESVMLENLDSKYSVFKFELPGEIPHISIDIGKGPKELQPVLQTVIIDMKRKLLSMVWRGALEYGGIDELVSVEKIEYVVEGG, encoded by the coding sequence ATGTGGCAGAAGGCATTTGTACCCGGAAAAGATCAGGATGGCAGACAGATATTATCGGTTATAGGAAAGCGGACATATAGTATCGGGCAGGGAAAGGTAACTGCAACAGATCAGCAGGTGCCTATGATTTTGACGGATGAATACGCCGATCCCTCAAATATACTTCACTCGGAAATGACCGCTGAATCCGATCTTGTTGCCTTTAAACCGTCAACCGATGTGGTTGTGACTGGAAATGCCTGTGCACCTGACGGAAAACATGCTTATGTGCTGCAGTGTACTGTTGCGGTCGGGCCGATGAGGAAAACCATAAATGTTTACGGGGAGAGAAAACTTCAATCCCGCACACTTGGAGGATTTCGCTTCAGTGATCCGGTTCCATTTACTGAGATGCAGTTGGGCTACAGTCAGGCTTTCGGAGGTTATTGCCGTGACAAGCATGGGATTGTGCATGTATACCCTCCGAATCCCATCGGGACAGGTTTTACTATAAAGAACGGGGCATTTGATCCGGAGCAGGTAAAGGTACCCCGGATCGAGGACCCATTATCACCTGTTACTCCTGACAATATCTTTGTATCTAAACCCTGGAGATGGGATTGCACGCCGAATCCGGTGTCATTTGGCTGGACCCGTCGGGACTTTTATCCTCGTTTCAAGTATGCGGGTATAATGGTTCAGAAGATCGGTGGGAGTCAGGGTGAGCCGGGGGAAATATTCGGTTTTGACTGCCGCTTTTTTCAGGGTGCCTCCGAGGAACTCTGGGGAAAAGTTCTTGAGGGTAAAGAGAGTGTGATGCTTGAGAATCTGGATAGTAAGTACAGTGTTTTTAAATTCGAGCTTCCCGGAGAAATTCCTCATATCAGCATAGATATTGGAAAAGGTCCAAAGGAGCTTCAGCCGGTACTGCAGACAGTTATAATTGACATGAAAAGAAAACTGCTCAGCATGGTCTGGAGAGGGGCGCTGGAGTATGGGGGAATAGATGAGCTTGTATCGGTGGAGAAGATTGAGTATGTGGTTGAGGGTGGATAG
- the tssI gene encoding type VI secretion system tip protein VgrG yields MPRANETHFRFYCGGLDRSLFRVASFSGTERISSPYRFDLSLISSDDQIRHDDIVGMPATLLIASGQNYLPYSGIVSEFRIIDKNTDYCVYGAVLVPRLWLAGLNQQSRIFQKMSIPEIVKAVLDEYRIGNYRIRVSNMPEQEFVVQYAESDLNFISRLMESAGVWFLFRQDPVPQYNEETEVAGEELIVTDDPAEFGVVENEDVLFKPLSGLDKSDNFEQFESILSLSSTKQAVAGKVLVRNYNYRNPEVELTGKRDIEGGKGGTFYQYGGFGRKSDEVQRSADVLSRRIKTQQIVLNGTGNKRGFRAGLRFTLKEHHRADFNVPYLLTCVKHSGGHQNGNDTPVYSNEFSCIPGERAGVFAPEIKADIPRVNGILTGIVESNDPEYACIDEMGRYKIRFPFDVSERKNDCSGSKYIRLAQPNSGPQYGIHFPARQGTEMVLACIDGDPSKPLGLGTIPNANTVSPVVSTNKQQNIIRSAGGNEILLDDTDGKQRVRIMTKKSFCLEMDDENDRVLIRTSEKSHIVFDEKNKTVSLTCGENTIVIGNGDNGDFASISTAGGHVIRADDKSKRVTLQSGEGLSVDLDDSSGKITLQNKQSTISLEKSGIVLDTGGKISLKAGGNIEVSGTGVSLKSSSGEIELNAAQALKESGLSIEQKAATSLKLDALQIEGKASGGLKMGGMTVEVKGDVSLKAGGGVSAELSAGGITTVKGGIVMVN; encoded by the coding sequence ATGCCCAGGGCCAATGAGACTCATTTCCGCTTTTACTGTGGAGGTCTGGACAGAAGTCTTTTCCGGGTAGCCAGTTTTTCCGGAACAGAACGAATCTCCTCACCATACAGGTTTGATCTGTCGCTTATCTCAAGTGACGATCAGATAAGACATGATGATATCGTTGGGATGCCGGCCACACTTCTTATTGCCAGCGGTCAGAATTACCTGCCATATTCGGGTATTGTAAGTGAATTCCGGATAATTGATAAAAACACGGATTACTGTGTTTACGGTGCGGTTCTGGTACCCAGGCTATGGCTTGCCGGCCTTAATCAGCAATCAAGAATATTTCAGAAAATGTCCATTCCTGAGATTGTCAAGGCAGTTCTTGATGAATACAGAATTGGCAATTACAGAATACGTGTTTCAAATATGCCTGAACAGGAGTTTGTGGTTCAATACGCGGAATCGGACCTTAATTTCATCTCGAGATTGATGGAGAGTGCAGGGGTGTGGTTCCTTTTCCGTCAGGATCCGGTTCCGCAGTATAATGAGGAAACAGAAGTAGCAGGCGAGGAACTGATTGTTACAGATGATCCGGCGGAATTTGGAGTAGTGGAGAATGAAGATGTCCTTTTCAAGCCGCTTTCTGGCCTTGACAAAAGTGACAATTTCGAGCAGTTTGAATCCATATTGTCACTGAGTTCAACTAAGCAGGCAGTTGCCGGAAAAGTTCTGGTGAGGAATTACAATTACCGCAACCCGGAAGTGGAGCTTACAGGAAAGAGGGATATCGAGGGCGGCAAAGGCGGAACATTTTATCAATATGGCGGATTCGGCAGGAAGAGTGATGAGGTTCAAAGGTCAGCCGATGTGCTTTCCAGGCGCATAAAAACACAGCAGATTGTACTGAATGGTACCGGAAACAAGCGCGGATTCAGAGCCGGACTGCGTTTTACATTAAAGGAACATCACCGTGCTGACTTCAACGTACCCTATCTGTTGACATGCGTAAAGCATTCCGGAGGTCATCAGAACGGAAATGACACTCCGGTTTACAGCAATGAGTTTTCCTGTATTCCGGGTGAGAGAGCAGGGGTGTTTGCTCCGGAGATAAAGGCGGATATACCGAGAGTAAACGGGATTCTCACCGGGATAGTGGAGTCGAATGATCCTGAGTATGCTTGTATTGATGAAATGGGAAGGTACAAGATCCGTTTCCCGTTTGATGTATCGGAGAGAAAAAATGACTGCAGCGGATCGAAATATATCCGTCTTGCCCAGCCAAACAGCGGCCCTCAGTACGGGATCCATTTTCCCGCAAGGCAGGGTACAGAGATGGTACTTGCCTGTATAGATGGAGATCCAAGTAAACCTCTTGGTCTGGGTACAATCCCCAATGCCAATACCGTCTCTCCTGTAGTAAGCACCAATAAACAGCAGAACATCATAAGGAGTGCTGGTGGAAACGAGATACTCCTTGATGATACAGACGGGAAGCAGCGGGTTCGTATAATGACAAAAAAGAGTTTCTGTCTGGAGATGGATGATGAAAACGATCGGGTGCTGATCAGGACATCTGAGAAAAGTCATATAGTATTTGATGAAAAGAACAAAACAGTCTCTTTGACATGCGGAGAGAATACAATTGTTATCGGGAATGGGGACAATGGGGATTTTGCATCGATTAGCACGGCGGGAGGCCATGTTATCAGGGCGGATGACAAGAGCAAGCGGGTAACATTGCAGTCAGGGGAGGGGCTGAGTGTCGATCTGGACGACAGCAGCGGGAAAATAACTTTACAGAATAAGCAGAGTACCATTTCGCTGGAGAAATCCGGTATTGTACTGGATACGGGCGGGAAGATTTCTCTTAAGGCAGGAGGAAATATTGAAGTGAGTGGTACCGGAGTATCACTTAAATCCTCTTCCGGGGAGATTGAATTAAATGCGGCACAGGCACTGAAAGAGAGCGGCCTCAGTATAGAACAGAAGGCGGCCACTAGTCTGAAACTCGATGCTCTGCAGATAGAGGGAAAAGCATCGGGAGGTCTGAAGATGGGGGGAATGACTGTGGAAGTAAAGGGAGATGTGAGTCTCAAGGCAGGAGGGGGTGTTTCAGCAGAGCTGAGTGCCGGGGGGATTACTACTGTAAAGGGTGGAATAGTGATGGTTAACTGA
- a CDS encoding ACP S-malonyltransferase — MTVKKAFLFPGQGSQEIGMGQDLKDDPFFRSLIELASDLAHEDLEKLCTRGPERKLIQARFLQPALVAVSLGYLNRMIENGITPDIVLGHSLGEISSLAAAGVVTYGTAVSIAAKRGELMDKVASQVNGGMMAVMFIDLDVLEKYIEEMNEPNRIVLANDNASRQIVISGDNELLDRFAARINEEKVGKCKRVNVVGPWHSPFLNEVRLEFENWAEGIKFQKPSIPIVLNATAKPETHPTTIKHLVTWQLTSPVFWRESMDYLKSTGVDTLYEVGPGRVLSGLARVNGFARETTIYNINNLRGVELAAAEYAETVT, encoded by the coding sequence ATGACAGTGAAGAAGGCGTTTCTATTTCCGGGGCAGGGATCACAGGAGATCGGCATGGGGCAGGATCTCAAAGACGATCCTTTTTTCCGTTCACTCATCGAACTGGCCAGCGATCTTGCTCATGAGGATCTGGAAAAGCTTTGCACACGCGGTCCTGAACGTAAATTGATTCAGGCAAGGTTTCTTCAGCCGGCACTTGTAGCTGTCAGCCTTGGTTACCTGAACCGCATGATAGAAAACGGGATTACTCCGGATATAGTTCTGGGACACTCTTTAGGAGAGATCTCTTCTCTTGCCGCTGCGGGAGTAGTAACTTACGGAACCGCTGTCTCTATCGCAGCCAAACGCGGAGAACTGATGGACAAAGTGGCATCACAGGTCAATGGCGGCATGATGGCTGTGATGTTTATTGATCTTGATGTTCTGGAGAAGTATATCGAGGAGATGAACGAGCCGAACCGTATCGTACTTGCAAATGACAATGCTTCCCGTCAGATAGTCATTTCCGGCGATAACGAGCTGCTGGACCGGTTTGCTGCCCGTATCAATGAGGAGAAAGTGGGGAAATGCAAAAGGGTCAATGTTGTAGGCCCGTGGCACAGCCCATTTTTAAACGAGGTCCGTCTGGAGTTTGAGAACTGGGCTGAAGGGATAAAATTCCAGAAACCATCCATACCCATCGTGCTTAACGCTACCGCAAAACCTGAGACTCACCCAACCACCATAAAACATCTTGTCACATGGCAATTGACCAGTCCTGTTTTCTGGCGTGAGTCAATGGATTATCTCAAGAGTACCGGCGTAGACACCCTTTATGAAGTAGGACCCGGAAGAGTTCTTTCGGGACTTGCCCGGGTAAACGGGTTTGCCAGGGAAACCACGATTTATAATATCAACAATCTCCGTGGTGTGGAGCTCGCTGCGGCGGAATACGCGGAAACGGTTACTTAA
- the fabG gene encoding 3-oxoacyl-ACP reductase FabG, whose product MNNTKDFEGKVALVTGGSRGIGRAVVHELASRGAKVFFTFNRDEEAAAEVEKSSGSSAVKCSQTDSGLIAGTVDSIIGSQGKIDILVNNAGITSDQFIMTMPQEEWTKVIDTNLGGAFRWAKAVSRPMINARSGAIVNIASVSGLLGIAGQTNYASSKGALLAFSRSLAAELAPKGIRVNAVVPGFIETDMTARMPRQIKHQNLDRILLHRFGKASEVAKAVAFLLSEDASYIIGQTIVVDGGLTGTVA is encoded by the coding sequence ATGAACAATACCAAAGATTTTGAAGGTAAAGTCGCCCTGGTAACCGGGGGTTCACGGGGAATAGGGAGAGCGGTAGTACACGAGCTCGCCTCCAGGGGAGCAAAGGTATTCTTTACATTTAATCGAGACGAAGAGGCCGCCGCGGAGGTGGAGAAATCCAGCGGAAGCAGCGCTGTAAAATGCTCTCAGACAGACAGCGGGCTTATTGCCGGTACTGTGGATTCCATAATCGGTTCACAGGGGAAGATAGACATACTTGTGAATAACGCCGGCATCACATCCGATCAGTTTATAATGACAATGCCCCAGGAGGAATGGACAAAGGTGATCGATACCAATCTTGGCGGGGCTTTCAGATGGGCTAAGGCTGTGAGCAGGCCGATGATAAATGCCAGGAGCGGAGCGATTGTCAATATAGCCTCAGTTTCGGGTCTTCTGGGTATCGCCGGGCAGACAAATTATGCCTCATCCAAAGGGGCATTGCTTGCGTTCTCACGATCTCTGGCAGCGGAGCTGGCACCGAAGGGAATAAGGGTAAATGCAGTTGTTCCCGGGTTTATTGAGACAGATATGACTGCCAGAATGCCCCGCCAGATAAAACATCAGAACCTTGACAGAATTCTGCTGCACCGGTTCGGTAAAGCCTCAGAGGTGGCCAAAGCTGTGGCATTTCTCCTCTCGGAGGATGCGTCATATATAATAGGACAAACCATAGTAGTTGACGGCGGATTGACGGGGACAGTGGCATGA
- a CDS encoding acyl-CoA thioesterase, with amino-acid sequence MTVNQRSIIRKLKITPRFYQVDMMGVVHNAEYFRWFEEGRLQIMTDIISIDQSASMGYAFPVIENTCRYLGFAGFGDSLIMTTIHKIESEYRGKLKFTHSIVNEKTRASIAEGETLITIIEYPSRKLVKEWPSEIWEKYQSLK; translated from the coding sequence ATGACTGTCAACCAGCGCTCCATAATCCGCAAGCTAAAAATCACCCCGCGTTTCTATCAGGTGGATATGATGGGGGTTGTACACAACGCCGAGTATTTCAGATGGTTTGAAGAGGGCCGGCTTCAGATCATGACTGATATAATTTCTATAGATCAGTCAGCCAGCATGGGATATGCTTTCCCGGTTATTGAGAATACATGCAGATACCTGGGGTTTGCCGGATTCGGTGACAGCCTCATTATGACTACTATTCATAAAATTGAGTCTGAATACAGAGGAAAACTGAAGTTCACACACTCAATTGTCAATGAAAAAACCAGAGCCTCGATTGCAGAAGGTGAAACACTGATAACTATAATCGAGTATCCCTCCAGAAAGCTTGTCAAAGAGTGGCCTTCTGAAATATGGGAGAAATACCAGAGTCTTAAATGA
- a CDS encoding aminomethyl transferase family protein encodes MRVSPIRGQLASAGAQFTERYGTEVAAVFSDNKTEYYHVRDNAGLTDFSYMQKFSVPEESGFDLLDSLAAGNVAKIRFGRVLHTFIPDDNGMILADCYIANNDDELLVFCESITDDAKLRSIFTASPDVKDLTETHAVFGVDGYKAWAVMKELFGTDILGLPYLSIETYPFEGSEVRLLRAGKTSEFGYLVMVPLEAAVKLWEILESLVKKNGGGLCGSAVHNDLRLEGRFFNVFAEGARVKDPLPLGLQWMIDFDKEQFPGREAILERRKEGLKKKIIGVRTFRENTLTEGMPVFHGDRQVAEIVSSCFSYTLDSVIGLSLFDIDFAYAGLSFNAGSSGGPQIGTISMPPIMPRSLTVKLDEI; translated from the coding sequence ATGAGAGTATCACCAATCCGAGGGCAACTGGCTTCAGCCGGAGCACAGTTTACAGAGAGATACGGTACAGAGGTCGCCGCTGTTTTTTCCGATAATAAGACCGAATATTATCATGTAAGGGATAACGCAGGGTTGACTGATTTCTCATATATGCAGAAATTCAGTGTGCCTGAGGAGTCAGGGTTTGACTTACTGGATTCCCTGGCCGCGGGAAATGTCGCAAAGATCCGCTTTGGAAGGGTGCTTCATACTTTTATTCCCGATGACAACGGGATGATTCTTGCCGATTGCTATATTGCAAACAATGATGATGAACTGCTGGTGTTCTGTGAGAGTATCACCGACGATGCGAAACTGCGGTCGATTTTCACGGCCAGTCCGGATGTAAAGGATCTGACTGAGACTCACGCTGTTTTTGGTGTTGACGGGTATAAAGCGTGGGCTGTAATGAAGGAACTTTTCGGCACAGATATCCTCGGTCTTCCCTATCTTTCCATAGAGACATATCCTTTCGAGGGTTCTGAAGTACGGCTGTTAAGAGCAGGAAAGACATCGGAGTTTGGTTATCTTGTGATGGTGCCGCTTGAAGCAGCAGTCAAACTGTGGGAAATACTGGAATCACTTGTAAAGAAAAACGGAGGCGGCTTGTGCGGATCTGCGGTTCACAATGATCTCCGTCTCGAGGGCAGGTTTTTCAATGTGTTTGCCGAAGGTGCCCGTGTAAAGGATCCGCTTCCTCTGGGACTTCAGTGGATGATAGATTTTGACAAGGAGCAGTTCCCCGGCCGTGAGGCTATTTTAGAGAGGCGCAAGGAAGGGCTTAAAAAGAAGATAATCGGAGTACGTACATTCAGGGAGAATACTCTTACAGAAGGGATGCCGGTTTTTCATGGTGACAGACAGGTTGCCGAGATTGTGTCTTCCTGTTTCTCATATACCCTCGATTCTGTAATCGGGCTGTCGCTGTTCGATATTGATTTTGCTTATGCCGGTCTCAGTTTCAATGCGGGCTCTTCCGGTGGTCCACAGATCGGGACCATATCCATGCCGCCGATCATGCCCAGGAGCCTTACCGTAAAACTTGACGAGATCTGA
- a CDS encoding acyl carrier protein produces the protein MAQDINSQIEKRKAIIGKFKEELIRRLNLPYEPQDLHEDVSLLGAGLGLDSLDALEIVLCIENSFGIKVPDQNTSILRSINTVVDFVLAEQEKKAE, from the coding sequence ATGGCTCAAGATATCAATTCACAGATAGAGAAGAGGAAAGCAATAATAGGTAAGTTCAAAGAAGAACTTATCCGTCGTTTGAATCTTCCCTATGAACCTCAGGATCTTCATGAGGATGTTTCTTTGTTGGGAGCGGGTTTGGGACTGGATTCACTTGATGCCCTGGAGATAGTTCTCTGTATTGAGAACTCTTTCGGGATAAAGGTCCCGGACCAGAATACATCGATACTTCGTTCAATCAATACTGTAGTTGATTTTGTACTTGCAGAGCAGGAAAAGAAGGCTGAATAG
- a CDS encoding radical SAM protein, producing MKIVFVYPHFEKFLKNNPDLDKGLIDYFLGDFTTPPSLGIPILASLTPSEHEVVLVDDNNGDPVDFDIDADLVAINCFTPQATRAFQLAQGYRDHGKKVIMGGFFPSFMADECLKYADSVNIGEGEPTWGQILEDARNGKLQRIYKGRHSFDLSQMKIPRRDLFYSKQGYDWDEDLVQLTRGCMYNCAMCAIPAHMGTRIRFRPIKDVVEEIAQLKYENVYLADDTLFFQQSKIAQYAKELFEALIPLGKKYFVSSTMALNTDKEFLDLAARAGVKNFYCTMNVDPISIRALNGGIQEQAMLCDLVKMLEDRDIRFFGSCAIGRDWDDNSIADRILNLFDKAGIHTAEFFIFTPYPGSVHWDRLVRQKRIIDTDWSHYNGAHVVSQPMGMSAEELYGQFIKVWNEFFRMQKTSHAAHLEPATWKEGKRSVGKPLERQGIRGQAVITGIGVLSPIGNSKDELTDALKAGKHGLKPATHFDASHFRTDLCGEIRNFDPEKFLSKEEIALYDDPYFWYAISAARSALADANLTINKLDGSEIALVLGTCNGGLRSAEEEYKWIHKKSEKPFDEKMNLMAQYYGFGKALANALGLTSDVWIVTTACSSTTAALGLAQTLINRGYFKTVLAGGSDSLCVANVSGFNGLKAISTTRISPFSIPAGLNIGEASCFWVIEEMEQALLRNARCLGKLVGHATSCDAYHPTSPDPRGEGVCRTLKAALDDAGMEIESIGCINAHGTGTEANDRAESKGISKFIGDKPVPVTSTKSFFGHCMGTTGILEATCNLLAMNNGFIPPTLNFSEARPGCTLDYVPNVPREKEYEAFMSANYAFGGNNAAVVISKWDTPIKAREIRPERVFITGVGAVSSLGVKASVNLTALRENRVGTGPVSRLKLPSFESKLAGLVPEFRADEIDRRLDFSGMNLISTYATAASADALANAKFRVRPAIAENVGIVMGICNGSSEAEHMNSVFSTPDYSPDINCFSNITANSTAGWVANALCLKGINMTLAPGHHAGLQSLSYAFDMLALNRARAIVAAASDEVYAQTYYNYEQIGYLYSGEQEANYRIYPEELRRKVIGEGSAALVLETLSSVKEREIPVLAEILGYGMAMDTCGFQNQCLGSEGLVRAVEKALKRSGVSSDQIGLAVWAPQGNAQDLKVLRALESVMGERWSDLPMAATSLNTGYIESASILHSLGLVLYSLNENEPLWAQRTGLDYIDNRKLKEHPRYILALGSSDVGYNFAVVVACGEGMEGW from the coding sequence GTGAAAATTGTATTTGTTTATCCGCACTTTGAAAAGTTTCTCAAGAATAATCCTGATCTCGATAAAGGTCTGATTGATTACTTCCTTGGTGATTTCACCACACCTCCATCTCTGGGTATTCCGATTCTGGCATCACTGACTCCTTCGGAGCACGAAGTGGTTCTGGTTGATGACAACAACGGTGATCCGGTGGATTTTGATATCGATGCCGATCTGGTGGCGATTAACTGCTTTACTCCGCAGGCCACAAGAGCCTTCCAGCTCGCCCAGGGTTACCGTGATCACGGTAAAAAAGTGATAATGGGTGGTTTTTTTCCCTCATTCATGGCTGATGAATGTTTGAAGTATGCTGATTCTGTAAATATTGGTGAAGGGGAACCCACGTGGGGACAGATACTTGAAGATGCCCGGAATGGAAAGCTGCAGAGAATTTACAAAGGCAGGCACAGCTTTGATCTGTCCCAGATGAAAATTCCCAGGAGAGATCTCTTCTACAGCAAACAGGGTTATGACTGGGATGAGGATCTTGTTCAGTTGACACGCGGTTGTATGTACAATTGCGCGATGTGTGCCATACCGGCTCACATGGGCACCAGAATCCGTTTCCGGCCCATCAAAGATGTTGTTGAAGAGATAGCTCAACTGAAATATGAGAATGTTTATCTTGCCGATGACACGCTTTTCTTTCAGCAGAGCAAAATTGCACAGTATGCAAAAGAACTTTTTGAGGCGCTTATTCCGCTGGGGAAGAAATATTTCGTTTCCTCAACCATGGCGCTCAATACCGATAAGGAGTTCCTGGATCTTGCCGCCCGTGCAGGTGTAAAGAATTTCTACTGCACGATGAATGTGGATCCGATCTCGATCAGGGCCTTGAACGGAGGCATCCAGGAGCAGGCCATGCTCTGTGATCTTGTAAAGATGCTGGAGGACCGTGATATCAGATTTTTTGGCTCCTGTGCTATTGGCAGGGACTGGGATGACAATTCGATTGCCGACAGGATTTTAAATCTCTTTGACAAAGCTGGTATCCATACTGCTGAGTTTTTCATATTCACACCTTACCCCGGTTCAGTGCACTGGGATCGCCTGGTGCGCCAGAAGAGGATAATTGATACAGACTGGTCACACTACAACGGAGCGCATGTGGTCTCACAACCCATGGGCATGTCTGCTGAAGAGCTTTACGGACAGTTTATAAAGGTCTGGAATGAATTCTTCCGCATGCAGAAGACATCACATGCCGCACATCTGGAACCTGCGACCTGGAAAGAGGGTAAACGGTCTGTTGGTAAACCTCTGGAGAGACAGGGAATCCGCGGACAGGCGGTAATCACCGGTATAGGAGTGCTGAGTCCCATTGGAAACAGCAAGGATGAATTAACGGATGCATTAAAGGCCGGAAAGCACGGGCTGAAACCGGCGACACATTTTGATGCTTCCCATTTCAGGACAGATCTCTGCGGTGAAATAAGGAATTTTGATCCGGAGAAGTTCCTGAGCAAAGAGGAGATAGCATTATACGATGATCCCTATTTCTGGTACGCCATTAGCGCCGCACGTTCGGCTCTTGCTGATGCCAATCTGACAATTAACAAACTTGACGGTTCCGAAATAGCACTCGTGCTGGGTACCTGCAACGGAGGGCTGCGTTCAGCAGAAGAAGAGTACAAGTGGATTCATAAGAAGAGCGAAAAGCCATTCGATGAAAAAATGAATCTGATGGCACAGTATTATGGATTCGGAAAGGCTCTGGCGAACGCCCTTGGGTTAACTTCAGATGTGTGGATTGTCACTACTGCCTGCTCGTCAACAACTGCTGCTCTGGGACTGGCGCAGACTCTCATAAATCGCGGGTATTTCAAGACAGTGCTGGCAGGCGGGTCCGATTCGCTGTGTGTAGCAAATGTATCCGGTTTTAACGGGCTCAAAGCAATCTCTACAACCCGCATCTCTCCCTTTTCCATTCCTGCGGGACTAAATATCGGTGAGGCATCATGTTTCTGGGTGATAGAGGAGATGGAGCAGGCGCTGCTTCGCAACGCAAGGTGCCTTGGAAAACTGGTCGGGCATGCCACATCCTGTGATGCGTATCATCCAACATCTCCTGATCCCAGAGGTGAGGGAGTCTGCCGGACACTGAAAGCTGCTCTTGACGATGCGGGAATGGAGATTGAAAGTATCGGATGTATAAATGCGCATGGAACCGGTACTGAAGCAAATGACAGGGCTGAATCAAAGGGAATTTCGAAGTTTATTGGTGATAAGCCTGTTCCGGTCACTTCTACCAAATCTTTTTTTGGCCACTGTATGGGGACAACCGGAATTTTAGAGGCGACCTGCAATCTCTTAGCGATGAATAATGGTTTTATTCCTCCTACATTGAATTTCTCCGAAGCCCGTCCGGGATGTACGCTGGATTATGTGCCAAATGTTCCACGTGAGAAGGAATACGAGGCATTCATGTCTGCAAACTATGCTTTCGGCGGGAACAATGCAGCAGTTGTGATATCCAAATGGGATACTCCAATAAAGGCGCGTGAGATCAGACCGGAACGGGTATTTATAACAGGTGTCGGAGCGGTCAGTTCCCTCGGTGTCAAAGCAAGTGTCAATCTCACGGCTCTGAGAGAAAACAGGGTCGGAACCGGTCCGGTTTCGCGTCTGAAACTTCCCTCTTTTGAATCGAAACTTGCTGGGCTTGTACCTGAATTCCGGGCAGATGAAATCGACAGACGTCTTGATTTTTCAGGTATGAATCTGATCAGCACTTATGCCACTGCGGCTTCAGCCGATGCGCTTGCGAATGCAAAATTCCGTGTCAGACCCGCAATAGCGGAAAATGTGGGAATAGTGATGGGTATCTGCAACGGATCATCTGAAGCCGAGCACATGAACAGTGTGTTTTCAACTCCTGATTACTCGCCTGACATAAACTGTTTCTCAAATATTACTGCAAACTCTACCGCTGGCTGGGTTGCAAATGCGCTGTGTCTCAAAGGGATAAACATGACTCTCGCTCCGGGACATCATGCCGGACTTCAGAGCCTCTCTTATGCTTTTGACATGCTGGCTTTGAATCGTGCCAGGGCCATTGTTGCCGCGGCATCAGATGAGGTTTATGCCCAGACCTATTATAATTACGAACAGATCGGATATCTTTACAGTGGAGAACAGGAAGCAAATTACCGCATTTATCCTGAAGAACTCAGACGAAAGGTGATAGGTGAGGGATCGGCGGCCCTGGTACTGGAGACTTTGTCGTCTGTTAAGGAACGCGAAATACCTGTGCTGGCTGAAATCCTTGGTTATGGAATGGCAATGGATACCTGCGGGTTCCAGAACCAGTGTCTGGGTAGTGAAGGTCTGGTGAGGGCAGTTGAAAAGGCTTTGAAAAGAAGCGGAGTCTCCTCAGACCAGATCGGGCTTGCGGTCTGGGCACCCCAGGGCAATGCTCAGGATCTGAAGGTGCTCAGAGCACTTGAAAGCGTAATGGGGGAGAGATGGAGTGATCTTCCCATGGCTGCTACATCGCTTAACACAGGATACATCGAATCCGCTTCTATTCTTCACAGTCTTGGACTTGTGCTTTACTCTCTGAATGAGAATGAACCTCTCTGGGCTCAGAGGACCGGCCTGGATTACATTGACAATAGAAAACTGAAGGAACATCCCCGTTATATCCTCGCCCTTGGCAGCAGCGATGTGGGGTATAACTTCGCTGTTGTAGTTGCCTGTGGTGAAGGTATGGAGGGCTGGTGA